From Columba livia isolate bColLiv1 breed racing homer chromosome 7, bColLiv1.pat.W.v2, whole genome shotgun sequence, one genomic window encodes:
- the LOC135579938 gene encoding ubiquitin carboxyl-terminal hydrolase 36-like — protein sequence MAGTAKPRELLKARRDAGEAGALGRLLSTSATKVLLHKIEFQPASHGFSGQPELLRAKYLLLNPRTEPAEHPRGAEEGQPGKQGGDRTPGRLGAGVPAPQKGLFPAGRLAMQWQRVQRIGAGLLNLGNTCFLNATLQCLTYTPPLANYLLSREHSRTCHQSGFCMMCVMQNHVTQAFANSGSVIKPVSFVRDLKKIAPHIRLGRQEDAHEFLRFTIDAMQKACLPDCTELDRQTQATTLIHQIFGGSLRSRVKCSMCKAVSDTFDPCLDLPVEITQAANVEQALELFVKPDLLGGENAYLCDKCKKKVSATKRFTIHRAPRVLTLALKRFADFTGGKITKDVGYPELLNIRPYMSQTSGDPVMYGLYAVLVHSGYSSHAGHYYCYVKASDGQWYQMNDNVVRPSNIKVVLNQQAYVLFYLRIPSPGKSSEGPVSKAASSLPGRVKLPSGSPSPKLALKAKHAAAAFPGDTAQRPKKPRSSQPPPAPRAAPGLCGPSHTSGAKAQVPRKRCWEPGPLPASPGLPEPIPSQEPWGSGENTGTPARDPRSRASASLVLAKLKAFLSARAAPQPSSTMSPPPAKKLALSDT from the exons ATGGCGGGCACGGCGAAGCCgagggagctgctgaaagcGCGGCGGGACGCGGGCGAGGCCGGGGCGCTGGGCCGGCTGCTGAGCACCTCGGCCACgaaggtgctgctgcacaagATCGAGTTCCAGCCCGCCAGCCACGGCTTCTCCGgccagccggagctgctgcgggCCAAGTACCTGCTGCTCAACCCCCGCACCGAGCCCGCCGAGCACCCCCGCGGCGCTGAGGAGGGACAGCCGGGCAAgcagggtgg CGACCGGACCCCGGGGCGCCTCGGGGCCGGCGTCCCTGCGCCCCAGAAGGGGCTGTTCCCTGCAGGGCGCCTCGCCATGCAGTGGCAGCGTGTCCAGCGCATCGGCGCCGGGCTGCTCAACCTGGGAAACACCTGTTTCCTCAACGCCACCCTGCAGTGCCTCACGTACACGCCACCGCTCGCCAACTACCTGCTGTCCAGGGAGCACAGCCGCACCT GTCACCAAAGCGGCTTCTGCATGATGTGCGTCATGCAGAACCACGTCACGCAGGCGTTCGCGAACAGCGGCAGCGTGATAAAGCCAGTGTCCTTTGTCCGAGACCTCAAGA agatCGCCCCGCACATCCGCTTGGGCAGGCAAGAGGACGCACACGAGTTCCTCCGTTTCACCATCGATGCCATGCAGAAGGCCTGCCTGCCCGACTGCACCGA GTTGGATCGCCAGACCCAAGCCACCACCCTGATCCACCAGATCTTTGGCGGTTCCCTGCGGTCCCGTG TGAAGTGCTCGATGTGCAAAGCAGTCTCGGACACCTTTGACCCCTGTCTGGACCTGCCGGTGGAGATCACG CAAGCCGCAAACGTAGAGCAGGCACTGGAGCTGTTTGTGAAGCCAGACCTGCTGGGCGGAGAGAACGCCTACCTGTGTGACAA atgcaagaagaaagtgtcGGCAACCAAACGCTTCACCATCCACCGAGCGCCCAGGGTTCTCACGCTTGCTCTGAAGCGTTTTGCCGACTTCACCGGAGGCAAGATCACAAAG gacgTGGGCTACCCTGAGCTCCTGAACATCCGCCCGTACATGTCCCAGACCAGCGGGGATCCGGTCATGTACGGGCTCTATgcggtgctggtgcactcgGGGTACAGCAGCCACGCAGGACACTACTACTGCTACGTGAAG gccAGCGACGGGCAGTGGTACCAAATGAATGACAACGTGGTCCGCCCCAGTAACATCAAGGTGGTCCTTAACCAGCAGGCGTATGTGTTGTTCTACCTCAG gatccccagccccgggaagagctcagagggtcccgtttccaaagctgcctccagcctgccTGGCCGTGTCAAGCTGCCTTCTGGGTCACCATCACCCAAGCTGGCCCTGAAAGCCAAACACGCGGCTGCAGCATTTCCCGGTGACACAGCCCAGAGGCCCAAGAAGCCGCGCTCCTCGCAGCCGCCACCCGCgcccagagcagctccaggaCTTTGTGGCCCCAGTCACACCAGTGGGGCCAAAGCGCAGGTTCCCCGGAAGCGCTGCTGGGAGCCCGGGCCCCTGCCCGCCTCCCCTGGGCTGCCGgagcccatccccagccaggagccgtGGGGCAGCGGGGAGAACACCGGGACACCGGCAAGGGACCCTCGCAGCAGGGCTTctgccagcctggtgctggcaaagctgaaagccttcttgtcggccagggctgctccgcagcccagcagcaccatgtcaccaccaccGGCCAAGAAGCTGGCGCTTTCCGACACATAG